A window of the Salvelinus fontinalis isolate EN_2023a chromosome 26, ASM2944872v1, whole genome shotgun sequence genome harbors these coding sequences:
- the LOC129824483 gene encoding ras-related protein Rab-8A-like: MAKTYDYLFKLLLIGDSGVGKTCVLFRFSEDAFNSTFISTIGIDFKIRTIELDGKKIKLQIWDTAGQERFRTITTAYYRGAMGIMLVYDITNEKSFENIKNWIRNIEEHASADVEKMVLGNKCDINDKRQVSKERGEKLALEYGIKFMETSAKANINVENAFLTLARDIKSKMDTKLEGNSPQGKSHGVKISEPQKKIRFFPCALL; encoded by the exons ATGGCGAAGACATACGATTATTTGTTTAAATTACTGTTAATCGGAGATTCTGGTGTCGGGAAGACATGCGTGTTGTTCAGGTTCTCAGAGGATGCATTTAACTCCACATTCATCTCCACCATAG GAATTGACTTTAAAATTAGAACAATAGAACTAGATGGCAAGAAGATAAAGTTACAGATATG GGACACAGCAGGACAGGAGCGTTTTCGAACAATCACAACAGCATACTATAGAGGAGCAATG GGTATCATGCTAGTCTACGACATCACCAATGAAAAGTCCTTTGAAAACATCAAGAACTGGATACGTAACATAGAGGAG CATGCATCGGCTGATGTTGAGAAGATGGTCCTTGGTAACAAATGTGACATCAATGACAAACGGCAGGTGTccaaagaaagaggagagaag CTGGCGTTGGAGTATGGTATCAAGTTCATGGAGACCAGTGCAAAGGCCAATATCAATGTGGAAAATGCCTTTTTGACACTTGCCCGAGACATCAAATCGAAGATGGACACAAAATTG GAGGGCAATAGTCCCCAGGGGAAAAGCCACGGGGTAAAGATCTCTGAGCCCCAGAAGAAGATCCGCTTCTTCCCCTGTGCCCTACTGTGA